In Paraburkholderia bryophila, a single genomic region encodes these proteins:
- the ldcA gene encoding muramoyltetrapeptide carboxypeptidase — protein MTVHRTIELIAPSGYPHDPEAVHRALQRFHAQGHRVEGAEVTKRRYQRFAGTDGERAADLNRLADPARALPDIVLAVRGGYGAARILHGLDYEGLQRRLTDQPVALVGHSDFTAIQLALLARAGVKTFGGPMITSDFGAEELSEFTMQHFWSALTRPTMTVTGNTPQAHAVNVSGMLWGGNLAVLTSLIGTPYMPPVQGGILFLEDVNEQPFRVERMIYQLHLSGILAQQQALVLGDFSGGKAYDYDNGYDLHAMIEQVRSVIGIPVVTGLQFGHVRNMLTLPVGADAHLVADAHGFKLNLSGYPTLA, from the coding sequence ATGACCGTCCATCGCACCATCGAACTGATCGCGCCGTCCGGCTATCCCCATGATCCGGAAGCGGTGCATCGCGCGTTGCAGCGCTTTCATGCGCAAGGGCATCGCGTCGAAGGCGCGGAGGTGACGAAGCGTCGCTATCAGCGGTTCGCCGGCACCGACGGCGAGCGCGCGGCCGATCTGAACCGGCTCGCGGACCCGGCGCGTGCGTTGCCGGACATCGTACTGGCAGTGCGTGGCGGCTACGGCGCGGCGCGGATACTGCACGGTCTCGACTACGAAGGGCTGCAACGGCGGCTGACCGATCAGCCGGTCGCGCTCGTGGGGCATAGCGATTTCACCGCGATCCAGCTTGCGCTTCTGGCGCGCGCCGGCGTCAAGACCTTCGGCGGCCCAATGATCACGAGCGATTTCGGTGCCGAAGAACTCAGCGAATTCACCATGCAGCACTTCTGGTCGGCGCTGACCAGGCCGACCATGACCGTGACCGGCAATACACCGCAAGCGCACGCGGTCAACGTCTCGGGCATGCTGTGGGGCGGCAATCTGGCGGTGTTGACATCGCTGATCGGCACGCCCTACATGCCGCCGGTGCAAGGCGGCATTCTGTTTCTGGAAGATGTGAACGAGCAGCCGTTCCGGGTCGAGCGGATGATTTATCAACTGCATCTGTCCGGCATTCTCGCGCAGCAGCAGGCGCTCGTGCTGGGCGACTTCTCCGGCGGCAAGGCATACGACTACGACAACGGCTACGATCTGCACGCGATGATCGAGCAAGTACGCTCGGTGATCGGCATTCCGGTCGTCACCGGGCTGCAATTCGGGCATGTCCGCAACATGCTGACGCTGCCGGTGGGGGCGGACGCCCACCTCGTCGCGGATGCGCACGGCTTCAAACTGAACCTGTCGGGTTATCCGACGCTGGCCTGA
- a CDS encoding GntR family transcriptional regulator gives MSDTDSAAVNSSKPEAIAERIRAAILEHRLAPGAKLTEAQLCEVFNVKRGPIRQALAQLATDHLVDLEPNRGAFVASPSLQEVHEVFEMRRIIELAVVEKICNGHGMRRLKGIGSMIGRERKAFETRDFPAWIRLSGEFHTELAGLTGNAVLCDCLNGLVARSTLISALYESLGRSPCSFEDHEAILAALDAGNAKEAAALMSRHLQSVELKMLERPARGAADLHEVFGALDSASKELSKGKSKSKSAPG, from the coding sequence ATGTCCGACACAGATTCCGCGGCCGTCAACAGTTCGAAGCCTGAAGCGATCGCCGAGCGCATCCGCGCCGCGATCCTCGAGCATCGGCTCGCGCCGGGCGCCAAGCTGACCGAAGCCCAGTTATGCGAAGTATTCAACGTGAAGCGCGGCCCGATCCGGCAAGCGCTCGCGCAGTTGGCGACCGACCATCTCGTCGATCTCGAACCGAATCGCGGTGCGTTCGTCGCGAGCCCGTCGCTGCAGGAAGTGCACGAAGTGTTCGAGATGCGCCGCATCATCGAACTGGCGGTGGTGGAAAAGATTTGCAACGGTCACGGCATGCGGCGTTTGAAGGGTATCGGCAGCATGATCGGCCGTGAACGCAAAGCGTTCGAAACCCGTGATTTTCCGGCGTGGATCCGCCTGTCGGGCGAGTTTCATACCGAGTTGGCCGGCCTCACCGGCAACGCCGTACTGTGCGATTGTTTGAACGGACTGGTGGCGCGCTCCACGCTGATTTCGGCGTTGTACGAGTCGCTCGGGCGCAGCCCGTGTTCGTTCGAAGACCACGAAGCCATTCTCGCCGCGCTCGACGCCGGCAATGCCAAAGAGGCGGCGGCCCTGATGTCGCGCCATTTGCAAAGCGTCGAGTTGAAGATGCTGGAGCGCCCCGCACGCGGCGCGGCCGATCTGCATGAAGTGTTCGGCGCGCTGGACAGCGCGTCGAAAGAGTTGTCGAAAGGCAAGTCCAAAAGCAAGTCCGCGCCAGGCTGA
- the puuE gene encoding allantoinase PuuE codes for MPLDPNYPRDLIGYGRHPVQANWPGQARVAVQFVLNYEEGGENCVLHGDPGSEQFLSEIVGAAAYPARHMSMESIYEYGSRAGVWRILREFEKRGLPLTVFGVGMAIERNPDVARAFVELGHEIACHGYRWIHYQDMAPEKEAEHMRLGMEAIERVTGERPLGWYTGRDSPNTHRLVAEHGGFLYDSDNYGDDLPFWMDVEVTGGAKVPQLILPYTLDTNDMRFASPQGFNTADHFFTYLRDAFDVLYEEGDEAPKMLSIGMHCRLLGRPGRFRALQKFLDHIEQHDRVWVTRRVDVARHWREHHPYQQNNRGAAA; via the coding sequence ATGCCACTCGACCCGAACTACCCACGCGATCTGATCGGCTACGGCCGCCACCCGGTGCAGGCCAACTGGCCGGGTCAAGCGCGTGTCGCAGTGCAATTCGTTCTGAATTACGAAGAAGGCGGTGAAAACTGCGTATTGCACGGCGACCCCGGATCGGAGCAGTTTTTGTCGGAGATCGTCGGCGCCGCAGCTTACCCGGCGCGCCACATGAGCATGGAGTCGATCTACGAATACGGCTCGCGCGCGGGCGTCTGGCGCATTCTGCGCGAATTCGAAAAGCGTGGCCTGCCGCTCACGGTGTTCGGCGTCGGCATGGCGATCGAACGCAATCCGGACGTGGCGCGCGCGTTCGTCGAACTCGGCCATGAGATCGCCTGCCACGGCTATCGCTGGATTCACTATCAGGACATGGCGCCGGAGAAAGAGGCGGAGCACATGCGCCTCGGCATGGAAGCGATCGAACGCGTGACCGGCGAGCGTCCGCTCGGCTGGTACACCGGCCGCGACAGCCCCAACACGCATCGTCTGGTCGCCGAACACGGCGGTTTCCTGTACGACTCGGACAATTACGGCGACGACCTGCCGTTCTGGATGGACGTCGAAGTCACCGGCGGCGCGAAGGTGCCGCAACTGATCCTGCCGTACACGCTCGACACCAACGACATGCGCTTCGCGAGCCCGCAAGGCTTCAACACCGCGGACCACTTCTTCACCTATCTGCGCGACGCATTCGACGTGCTGTACGAAGAGGGCGACGAAGCGCCGAAGATGCTGTCGATCGGCATGCACTGCCGCCTGCTCGGACGCCCTGGGCGGTTCCGCGCACTGCAAAAGTTTCTCGATCACATCGAACAGCACGATCGCGTGTGGGTGACGCGGCGCGTCGATGTTGCGCGCCACTGGCGCGAACATCACCCTTACCAACAAAACAACCGCGGGGCTGCGGCATGA
- a CDS encoding NCS1 family nucleobase:cation symporter-1, with the protein MAQFSAAPGAPAVHAYGEDGASGDPSMPAGYSERLYNEDLAPLRHQTWGAYNIFAFWMSDVHSVGGYVFAGSLFALGLTSWQVLIALLVGITIVNLLCNLIARPSQANGVPYPVACRATFGVLGANIPAVIRGLIAVAWYGIQTYLASSALVIVVLKFVPQLLPYADVHHHGFMGLSTLGWSGFMLLWVLQALVFWHGMETIKKFIDFAGPAVYVVMFMLAGYMVYRAGWRNIGINLGGVKYHGMAVVPVMITAISLVVSYFSGPMLNFGDFSRYGKSFRSVQRGNFWGLPVNFLAFSLVTVVTTAATLPVFGELITDPVETVGRIDYPTAVILGALTFTIATIGINIVANFVSPAFDFSNVAPRLISWRMGGMLAAVASIFITPWNLFNNPAVIHYTLDVLGSFIGPLYGVLIVDYYLVKRQKIVLDDLYTVAPTGSYWYRNGVNYRAVAALLPAALIAVLCVMVPALDGMANFTWFIGAGLAALFYRVLTR; encoded by the coding sequence ATGGCTCAGTTCAGTGCAGCGCCCGGCGCTCCAGCAGTTCACGCATACGGCGAAGACGGCGCGTCCGGCGATCCGTCGATGCCGGCAGGCTACAGCGAGCGGCTCTACAACGAAGACCTCGCGCCGTTGCGCCATCAAACCTGGGGCGCGTACAACATCTTCGCGTTCTGGATGTCGGACGTGCACAGCGTCGGCGGTTATGTATTCGCGGGCAGTCTGTTCGCGCTCGGCCTGACGAGCTGGCAGGTGCTGATCGCGCTGCTGGTCGGCATTACGATCGTCAACCTGTTGTGCAACCTGATCGCGAGGCCGAGCCAGGCGAACGGCGTGCCGTATCCGGTGGCGTGCCGCGCAACCTTCGGCGTGCTCGGCGCGAATATTCCGGCGGTGATTCGCGGCCTGATCGCGGTCGCGTGGTACGGCATTCAGACCTACCTCGCGTCGAGCGCGCTGGTGATCGTGGTGCTGAAATTCGTCCCGCAACTGCTGCCGTATGCCGACGTTCATCACCACGGTTTCATGGGACTGTCTACGCTCGGCTGGAGCGGTTTCATGCTGCTGTGGGTGTTGCAGGCGCTGGTGTTCTGGCACGGCATGGAGACCATCAAGAAGTTCATCGACTTCGCCGGTCCGGCCGTCTACGTGGTGATGTTCATGCTCGCGGGCTACATGGTGTATCGCGCGGGATGGCGCAACATCGGCATCAACCTGGGCGGCGTGAAGTATCACGGTATGGCAGTGGTGCCGGTGATGATCACGGCGATCTCGCTGGTGGTGTCGTACTTCTCCGGGCCGATGCTGAATTTCGGCGACTTCTCGCGCTACGGCAAAAGCTTTCGCAGCGTGCAGCGCGGCAACTTCTGGGGACTGCCGGTCAATTTTCTGGCGTTCTCGCTGGTGACGGTGGTCACGACCGCGGCCACGTTGCCGGTGTTCGGTGAGCTGATCACGGACCCGGTCGAAACCGTGGGCCGGATCGACTATCCGACCGCGGTGATTCTTGGCGCGCTGACGTTCACGATCGCGACGATCGGCATCAACATCGTCGCGAACTTCGTCTCGCCGGCGTTCGATTTTTCGAACGTCGCGCCGCGGCTGATCAGCTGGCGCATGGGCGGCATGCTGGCGGCGGTGGCGTCGATTTTCATCACGCCGTGGAATCTGTTCAACAACCCGGCCGTTATCCACTACACGCTCGACGTGCTCGGCAGTTTCATCGGACCTTTGTACGGCGTCCTGATCGTCGACTACTACCTCGTGAAGCGCCAGAAGATCGTGCTCGACGATCTGTACACGGTCGCGCCCACCGGTTCGTACTGGTATCGCAACGGCGTCAACTACCGCGCCGTGGCCGCGTTGTTGCCGGCCGCGCTGATCGCCGTGCTCTGCGTGATGGTGCCGGCGCTCGATGGCATGGCGAATTTCACATGGTTCATCGGCGCGGGGCTGGCTGCGCTGTTCTATCGCGTGCTCACACGCTGA
- a CDS encoding aspartate/glutamate racemase family protein, with protein sequence MRIKLINPNTTQRMTDAMGRCARDVAAPGTEVIAVNPTMGPPSIEGYYDEALATPGLLAEVMAGEREGCDGYVIACFGDPGLYAAREVARGPVIGIAEAAMHAASVLAPGFSVVTTLARTCGMAWHLAERYGMKRFCRNVRATDVAVLDLDKPGSAARRIILDECRRALAEDGSDAIVLGCAGMAELCAEIEDALGAPVIEGVTAAVKWTEALIALRLSTAKRGDYARPLAKRYDGALESFSPTEADPNPRVPRGSGGSSAANPQENAQTVDSLRVNATKPGSHIHSV encoded by the coding sequence ATGCGCATCAAACTGATCAACCCGAACACGACCCAGCGGATGACCGACGCGATGGGCCGCTGCGCGCGCGACGTCGCCGCGCCGGGCACCGAAGTGATCGCGGTGAATCCCACCATGGGACCGCCGTCGATCGAAGGCTATTACGACGAAGCACTCGCGACGCCGGGCTTGCTGGCCGAAGTCATGGCCGGCGAGCGCGAAGGCTGCGACGGCTACGTGATCGCCTGTTTTGGCGATCCCGGGCTGTACGCCGCGCGCGAGGTGGCGCGCGGTCCGGTGATCGGTATCGCGGAAGCGGCGATGCACGCGGCGAGCGTGCTGGCACCGGGCTTTTCGGTGGTGACGACGCTGGCGCGCACTTGCGGGATGGCGTGGCATCTCGCCGAGCGTTATGGCATGAAGCGTTTTTGCCGCAACGTCCGGGCCACCGACGTCGCCGTGCTCGATCTCGACAAGCCGGGTTCGGCGGCGCGCCGCATCATCCTCGACGAATGTCGGCGCGCGCTTGCCGAGGACGGCTCGGACGCGATCGTACTGGGCTGCGCCGGCATGGCCGAATTGTGCGCGGAGATTGAAGACGCGCTGGGCGCGCCGGTTATTGAAGGCGTAACGGCCGCCGTGAAGTGGACGGAGGCGTTGATCGCGCTGCGCCTGTCGACGGCCAAGCGTGGCGACTATGCGCGGCCGCTCGCCAAGCGCTATGACGGCGCGCTGGAATCTTTCAGTCCGACCGAAGCCGACCCGAATCCGCGAGTGCCGCGCGGGTCTGGCGGAAGTTCTGCCGCGAACCCGCAAGAAAATGCGCAAACCGTTGATTCGCTGCGGGTAAACGCTACAAAACCGGGCTCGCACATACATTCAGTCTGA
- the tadA gene encoding tRNA adenosine(34) deaminase TadA, with protein MNDVLPVSTPPISERDRRFMALAQAAAEQARAAGEVPVGAVLVRGDDVIATGFNHPIGAHDPSAHAEMVALRAAAQAVENYRLPGCELYVTLEPCLMCAGAIMHARIARVVFGARDPKTGACGSVVDAFANPQLNHHTSVTGGVLETECGAALKSFFAERRRASREARAAARADTGTSNAPGSAEPL; from the coding sequence ATTAACGACGTCTTGCCCGTTTCGACTCCGCCCATCTCCGAACGCGATCGCCGCTTCATGGCGCTCGCCCAGGCCGCCGCCGAACAGGCGCGCGCAGCCGGCGAAGTGCCGGTCGGCGCCGTGCTCGTGCGCGGCGACGACGTCATCGCCACCGGTTTCAATCATCCGATCGGCGCGCACGATCCGTCGGCGCATGCCGAAATGGTCGCGTTGCGTGCCGCGGCGCAGGCCGTCGAGAACTACCGCCTGCCGGGCTGCGAGCTCTACGTCACCCTCGAACCGTGTCTGATGTGCGCGGGCGCGATCATGCACGCGCGCATTGCCCGCGTCGTGTTCGGCGCGCGGGACCCGAAAACCGGCGCGTGCGGCAGTGTCGTCGACGCGTTCGCGAATCCGCAATTGAATCATCACACGTCGGTGACGGGCGGCGTCCTCGAAACCGAATGCGGCGCCGCCCTCAAATCGTTCTTCGCCGAACGCCGGCGCGCAAGCCGGGAAGCGCGTGCGGCGGCGCGTGCCGACACCGGCACAAGCAACGCACCAGGCTCGGCCGAGCCGCTCTAA